The Halichondria panicea chromosome 14, odHalPani1.1, whole genome shotgun sequence genome contains a region encoding:
- the LOC135348161 gene encoding uncharacterized protein LOC135348161, which produces MNRYCSIYGTLYIPSLKTLRGFIKPVYKRVACYLTNQQLLQYHIMSVYQRGSQLQKTTAPSDTGVRQFTSEELSRHCLRHNAHVAYRGKVRIYDVSSFVAQHPGGMDQILMGVGRDITQVFDSYHQHDTAAKVLDKYYVGELVDNKLPVFPKEGKFYSIVKKRVEDYMKAHKLDPKINYWTFLRHTILFVSVFSSWFYQDEPSQCLPVDHLLCWQGCTCCYEIHHSLLLHDIRKIGCYEHSLYDVVYGYWLAQLTQVNHVTEEVEWPEPDTNNVIHQEWAEMQVRTARDYCTDSWLWYFLSGGLNHQTAHHLFPGVLQSNYWWITPIVKETCAEFGIQYNGSSSFKDALSRHFSYLRKMGKEGPEME; this is translated from the exons ATGAACAGGTACTGTTCTATCTACGGTACTTTATATATACCCAGCCTAAAGACATTGAGAGGATTCATAAAACCTGTATACAAGAGAGTTGCATGCTATCTCACAAATCAACAGCTCCTTCAGTATCATATCATGAGTGTTTATCAGCGAGGCTCTCAACTACAAAAGACTACTGCTCCTAGTGACACTGGTGTACGTCAGTTCACTTCGGAGGAGCTAAGTCGACATTGCCTGAGGCACAATGCACACGTTGCATATCGTGGGAAAGTAC GTATATATGATGTTAGTTCATTTGTGGCCCAACACCCTGGGGGCATGGACCAGATCTTGATGGGTGTTGGCAGGGATATCACTCAAGTTTTTGACTCATATCATCAACACGACACTGCAGCGAA AGTTCTGGACAAGTACTATGTGGGGGAGCTTGTAGATAACAAGCTTCCTGTTTTTCCCAAGGAAGG aaagTTTTACAGCATTGTCAAGAAGAGAGTTGAAGATTACATGAAGGCCCACAAGTTG GACCCAAAGATAAACTACTGGACCTTCCTCAGGCACACCATTTTGTTTGTCTCAGTATTCTCTAGCTG GTTTTATCAGGATGAACCCTCTCAGTGTCTCCCAGTGGACCACCTTTTGTGTTGGCAAGGCTGTACATGTTGCTATGAGATTCATCATTCCTTGCTTCTACATGACATTCGGAaaattg GTTGTTATGAACATTCTCTATACGACGTGGTCTACGGCTACTGGTTGGCACAGCTCACTCAAGTCAATCATGTGACTGaggag GTGGAATGGCCAGAACCTGACACTAACAACGTAATTCATCAGGaatg GGCTGAGATGCAGGTACGGACTGCTCGTGACTACTGTACAGACAGCTGGCTCTGGTACTTCCTCTCCGGAGGGCTGAATCATCAAACAGCACACCACCTGTTCCCAG GAGTATTACAGTCTAATTATTGGTGGATTACGCCCATCGTCAAGGAAACATGTGCAGAGTTTGGAATACAGTATAATGGAAGTTCTTCATTCAAAGATGCACTCTCACGTCATTTCAGCTACCTCCGGAAAATGGGGAAAGAGGGTCCGGAAATGGAGTAA